In the genome of Cryptomeria japonica chromosome 8, Sugi_1.0, whole genome shotgun sequence, one region contains:
- the LOC131857954 gene encoding protein TIC236, chloroplastic-like, producing MSNIPHSVTSVANQKFLSYDIKWTAPKAEGSFTDAHGEIIISDEAITISSSSSTFDLLTKIEIAYSNLLYSENNSSDFNLAFTPDIRSVDADLRLRGFDILGLFPFAPIGSSKPMHMKLTGRTKFEGHVVKSLERSVNEKVAWQDDCVGMKASGLVGEVHLSGIKLNQLLVAPQLTGHWIFPPKVLS from the exons ATGAGTAACATTCCCCACTCTGTAACTTCTGTAGCAAATCAGAAATTTCT GAGTTATGACATTAAATGGACAGCACCAAAGGCTGAAGGTTCTTTTACTGATGCTCATGGTGAAATTATTATTTCTGATGAAGCTATTACAATCAGCTCTTCTTCAAGTACTTTTGATCTTCTGACAAAAATTGAAATAGCTTATTCCAATTTACTCTATTCAGAAAACAATAGTTCAGATTTCAACCTTGCTTTCACTCCAGATATCAGGAGTGTTGACGCTGACTTACGTTTGCGAGGTTTTGATATTCTTGGCTTATTTCCTTTTGCTCCCATTGGCTCTTCAAAGCCCATGCATATGAAACTGACAGGCAGGACAAAGTTTGAAGGACATGTAGTAAAATCTTTAGAACGATCAGTGAATGAGAAAGTTGCATGGCAAGATGACTGTGTTGGGATGAAAGCATCAGGACTTGTTGGAGAGGTACATTTATCAGGAATAAAATTAAATCAGCTGCTAGTAGCACCACAATTGACAGGTCATTGGATATTTCCCCCCAAAGTTTTAAG TTAG